The stretch of DNA GGGGCGGGTTCACCAATGCCACTGATTTGGCGGATTATCTGGTCCAGCAGGGCGTGCCTTTCCGAGAGGCCCATGCCATTGTAGGCCGGACGGTAGCTTACTGCCTGGAACGCAATAAATCCCTGGAGGAATTAAGTCTGGAGGAACTGCATAATTTTTCTCCTTCCATTAAAGAAGATGTTTATGCCGCTATTGGCGTAGCCCACTGTGTGGCGGCCCGCAGTATCACGGGGGGGCCTGCCCCGGAAGCGGTGCAGGAAGCTATTCGCACTGCTCGCCGGCGGCTGTAGGGCGAAGCAGGGGGGCGGTGGGGAAGCAGTAAACTGTATTATTAAGGAAGGTATGCTCAATGAACTGGCAACAAATGGCCCTGGCGGTGCTGGCGGGGGCCGTGATCGGTTATATTACCAACTGGATTGCCATTCGCATGCTGTTTAGGCCCCTGACAGAAAAAAGGTTGTTGGGTCTGCGGGTGCCCTTTACCCCCGGGGTGATCCCCCGGGGTAAAGGGCGCCTGGCTAATGCCGTGGGCGAGGCGGTGGGGGGGATGTTGCTCACCGATGAAAAGGTGGTGCGGCATTTGCTGCAGCCCGAGGTGGAGGAACAGATGCGTGGCTACCTGGCCGGAGGCATGGCTAACGTGCGGGAAAGCGGGGTCAGCATAGGTGAAGCGCTGGGCGACCCCGGGGGGGAGTCACCTGTTTGGCAGGAGTTGACAGACCAGCTTGCCGGTGTGGCGGTAAAGCTGGCCCGGAGTGAAGCCTCCCGGCGGGCGGCCGGCCACCTGGCCCGGGAAGCAGCCGGTTACCTGCTGGATCAAACCGTGGCAGCTGCGGTGGATGCAGCCGGGCGTGAAGGTATTCTGGACAACCTGGAGCAGCTGCCCGGGGCAATACTGCGGCAGCCCGCCGTACAGCAGGAACTGCGGAGACGGCTGGCTGTGCAGATCGAGAATTTTCTCAACAGTCCCCGGGCAGTTGGTTATTATTTGCCCGGGGCCGTGCGGGAGGGCATCCATCAATTTATTACCGATCAGGCCCCCCGCATCATCGCGGTCGTAGAGCAGTATGTTAATTCTCCTGGGGCCCGGCGGGCTATGCAGGAGCGGATTGAGGGATTTTTTGAAAGCACCGCCATCAAACGGTTTATGAACACCATATTTCAATTTATGGGCGGCGGCACTGATATGCTGACCCAGCGGCTGGCCGGGGAAATAAACCGGTTTTTCGCCGATGAAAAAAACCGGGCCGAAATAGTGGCGCGCCTGCACCTGCTGGTGGATGAAATGCTGGAAAAAAGCATCAGCGAAGTGGCTGCGGGGCTGGATGACGCAGGTAAGCGAGAAAAGGCCGCTGCCATAGCGG from Desulfoscipio gibsoniae DSM 7213 encodes:
- a CDS encoding DUF445 family protein codes for the protein MNWQQMALAVLAGAVIGYITNWIAIRMLFRPLTEKRLLGLRVPFTPGVIPRGKGRLANAVGEAVGGMLLTDEKVVRHLLQPEVEEQMRGYLAGGMANVRESGVSIGEALGDPGGESPVWQELTDQLAGVAVKLARSEASRRAAGHLAREAAGYLLDQTVAAAVDAAGREGILDNLEQLPGAILRQPAVQQELRRRLAVQIENFLNSPRAVGYYLPGAVREGIHQFITDQAPRIIAVVEQYVNSPGARRAMQERIEGFFESTAIKRFMNTIFQFMGGGTDMLTQRLAGEINRFFADEKNRAEIVARLHLLVDEMLEKSISEVAAGLDDAGKREKAAAIAAWAVDRLADPSITAALTGAAKEMLDKSRGRTWRELLSQANPTWPDKLPALARRLVENLWEGDVLTRGVDALVRREMAAVWQLPLSRVLDLLPENFATDAGGAATRLYRYLVQKQVPGLLRFIDIRSMVRQRVEELDELQVEEMLLGIMRRELTAITWLGGLLGAMLGVVTVTMQYMMK